One genomic segment of Flagellimonas marinaquae includes these proteins:
- a CDS encoding anhydro-N-acetylmuramic acid kinase: MNTYKVLGLMSGTSLDGLDIAYCHIWEEAGKWNFSIKETAEIDYSDKMREHLKNAIHLSEEDHDQLHKDYGIFLGQKTKEFIENLKGDVDFIASHGHTSHHRPEEGITFQLGDGQLLANTSGKKVVCDFRTKDVSLKGQGAPLVPIGDELLFHEYDFCLNLGGISNISFKKDGKRIAYDIGLANMPLNFITHKMGMAYDEDGKLARSGKLDRTMLDKLNNLEYYQLPNPKSTGFEWFSSEILPIIESSKASNKDLLHTFIHHNCEQIANAVHLHKNSSETDTKLFATGGGALNSFFIETLQEKLGREIQVVVPSKTLIAYKEALVFALMGVLRLEGKTNVLKSVTGATEDSCSGEIFMPAKV, translated from the coding sequence ATGAACACGTATAAAGTCTTGGGACTAATGTCCGGTACTTCTTTGGACGGTCTCGATATTGCCTATTGTCATATTTGGGAAGAGGCCGGAAAATGGAATTTTTCCATTAAAGAAACCGCAGAAATAGATTATTCCGACAAAATGCGGGAACATCTTAAAAACGCCATCCACCTTTCCGAAGAAGACCACGATCAATTGCACAAAGATTATGGAATTTTTTTAGGGCAAAAGACCAAGGAGTTTATAGAAAACTTGAAAGGAGATGTGGATTTTATTGCAAGTCATGGACATACTTCCCATCACAGACCGGAAGAAGGGATTACGTTTCAACTTGGCGATGGTCAACTATTGGCCAACACTTCCGGAAAAAAGGTAGTGTGCGACTTTAGAACTAAAGATGTGTCCCTAAAGGGACAAGGAGCTCCCTTGGTACCCATTGGTGATGAGCTTTTGTTCCATGAGTATGACTTTTGTCTGAATTTGGGCGGCATCAGCAATATTTCTTTTAAAAAGGACGGTAAACGTATAGCCTATGATATTGGTTTGGCCAATATGCCCTTGAACTTTATTACCCATAAAATGGGTATGGCCTATGACGAAGATGGAAAATTGGCACGTTCTGGAAAACTGGACCGGACCATGCTGGACAAACTGAACAACTTGGAGTACTACCAACTGCCCAATCCCAAATCCACGGGCTTTGAATGGTTTTCCTCCGAGATTCTACCAATAATAGAAAGCTCAAAAGCTTCCAATAAAGACCTGTTGCACACATTTATCCACCATAATTGCGAACAAATCGCAAATGCAGTACATCTGCACAAGAACAGTAGCGAAACTGACACCAAATTATTTGCTACGGGAGGGGGTGCACTTAACTCTTTCTTTATCGAAACGCTTCAAGAAAAGTTGGGCAGGGAAATCCAAGTTGTTGTACCTAGCAAAACTTTGATCGCTTATAAGGAAGCCTTGGTTTTTGCTTTAATGGGCGTTTTACGGCTAGAAGGTAAAACAAACGTGTTAAAGTCAGTTACCGGTGCAACGGAGGATTCTTGCAGTGGTGAAATATTCATGCCCGCAAAGGTTTAA
- a CDS encoding class I SAM-dependent methyltransferase: MSDEIKKSWHKNAEEWVKIIQNNAIPSRKYTNTAILDTLKSLDGDSLADIGCGEGWLSREMHTLGWKTTGVDAIPGLIEQAKKQGNHSFEVFTFEDIIDGKAIPNAPFDVAVFNFCLYLKDGTQELFSNTLKQLKANGAIVIQTLHPYFLIENGLPYQSQWLSDSWKGLPGNFTDGHSWYARTMEDWIEVLNMVEQSKFSFKEILNNEHKPISLIIEISNI, encoded by the coding sequence ATGAGTGATGAAATCAAAAAATCTTGGCATAAAAATGCCGAAGAATGGGTGAAAATTATTCAAAACAACGCAATTCCATCAAGAAAATATACGAATACGGCCATTCTCGACACACTAAAATCTTTGGATGGTGACTCCTTGGCGGACATTGGCTGCGGAGAAGGTTGGTTATCGCGGGAAATGCACACCTTGGGTTGGAAAACTACAGGAGTAGATGCAATACCAGGCTTAATCGAGCAAGCAAAAAAACAAGGTAACCATTCTTTTGAAGTGTTCACTTTTGAGGATATTATTGACGGAAAAGCAATTCCAAATGCACCTTTTGATGTTGCAGTCTTCAATTTTTGCCTGTATCTAAAAGATGGAACACAAGAGTTGTTTTCCAATACTTTAAAGCAATTAAAAGCAAACGGCGCCATTGTGATTCAGACTTTGCACCCCTATTTTTTGATTGAAAACGGTCTACCTTATCAAAGTCAATGGCTCTCCGATTCTTGGAAAGGCCTGCCGGGCAACTTTACCGACGGACATTCTTGGTATGCTCGGACCATGGAAGATTGGATCGAGGTATTAAATATGGTTGAGCAGAGTAAATTTAGTTTTAAAGAAATCTTGAATAATGAACACAAGCCGATTTCTTTAATCATAGAAATAAGTAATATATGA
- a CDS encoding glycoside hydrolase family 3 protein, whose protein sequence is MIDTHRTYTLTSEQLSLQQKVGQLFMPAVFINDTEEEVQKMEKLIKDYHVGSICFFHSRASAATNFEGKKKVVHNEKSYDRLLELINRYQKAAQIPLIIAIDAEWGLAMRIENTPQFPYAITLGALNNNNELIYKVGEAIGKDCKHAGIQWNLAPVVDINNNPENPVIGYRSFGDDRDSVLSKAEAFLKGMSESGTLNSIKHFPGHGDTATDSHLGLPVIDKPLDDLLKNELYPFKKLIDKGVDSVMVGHLLLPQIDPDHPSTTSSKIISELLRKELGFNGVVISDALNMHAVSKKFAEKGALEAAAFSAGMDVLCFTENVAEGITRIVNNSTKKQIEQSFERVWALKQKVFAPNTAVQTSNGDTVQLNKEIAQNTITELYGNPLLAEEIKSSNFLNVSISSGKKNHFSEQIAAHSGIQAIDLDTALASDKKNALLSIFPPAVKPKDFFGFDKKTLALIHRLIQEKNILIYLFGNPYVLDILQLAANSNVALIYQDFPEFQEVAVEHFLGKIEAKGTLPIQLKTFQL, encoded by the coding sequence ATGATTGATACCCATAGAACATACACACTTACCTCTGAACAACTTTCTTTACAACAAAAGGTAGGGCAATTATTTATGCCTGCCGTATTCATCAACGATACCGAGGAAGAGGTTCAAAAAATGGAAAAATTGATCAAGGATTACCATGTAGGATCCATTTGTTTTTTCCACAGCAGGGCCAGTGCCGCAACCAACTTCGAAGGCAAGAAAAAAGTGGTTCACAACGAAAAAAGCTATGATCGGCTATTGGAGCTTATAAACCGATACCAAAAAGCCGCTCAAATTCCGCTCATCATAGCCATCGATGCTGAATGGGGACTTGCCATGCGCATCGAGAACACACCACAATTTCCTTATGCGATCACATTGGGCGCCCTCAACAATAACAACGAACTTATTTATAAAGTGGGAGAAGCCATCGGGAAAGATTGTAAACATGCAGGCATCCAATGGAATTTGGCCCCCGTGGTCGATATCAACAACAATCCGGAAAATCCTGTTATTGGGTATCGGTCTTTTGGGGACGATAGGGATAGTGTACTCTCCAAGGCAGAAGCATTTCTAAAGGGAATGTCGGAAAGTGGGACTCTTAACTCCATTAAACACTTTCCCGGGCATGGCGATACGGCCACCGACTCCCATTTGGGACTGCCTGTTATCGATAAACCCTTGGATGATCTATTGAAGAATGAACTATATCCTTTTAAAAAACTGATAGATAAAGGGGTCGACTCCGTTATGGTCGGGCATTTGCTCTTGCCACAGATAGATCCCGATCACCCATCCACTACATCATCAAAGATTATTTCCGAGCTACTCCGAAAAGAGTTGGGTTTTAATGGCGTAGTAATTTCCGATGCACTAAATATGCATGCCGTATCCAAAAAGTTCGCTGAAAAAGGGGCGTTGGAAGCGGCTGCGTTTTCTGCTGGTATGGATGTACTATGCTTTACCGAAAATGTGGCGGAAGGCATTACAAGAATCGTAAATAATTCAACTAAAAAACAAATAGAACAAAGCTTTGAAAGGGTTTGGGCATTAAAACAGAAAGTTTTCGCCCCAAATACCGCTGTGCAAACTTCAAATGGGGATACTGTCCAATTAAACAAAGAAATCGCCCAAAATACCATTACGGAGCTTTATGGCAATCCACTCCTGGCAGAAGAAATCAAATCCTCCAACTTCTTGAATGTTTCTATAAGTTCTGGAAAAAAGAACCACTTTTCGGAACAAATAGCGGCACATTCGGGAATACAAGCCATAGATTTGGATACTGCATTGGCATCGGATAAAAAAAATGCCTTGCTGAGTATATTTCCACCCGCTGTAAAACCTAAAGATTTTTTTGGGTTTGATAAGAAGACATTGGCGTTGATCCATAGACTGATTCAAGAAAAAAACATCTTGATCTACCTTTTTGGCAACCCTTACGTGCTCGATATTTTACAATTGGCAGCGAATTCCAATGTAGCATTGATCTATCAGGATTTTCCAGAATTCCAAGAAGTTGCCGTTGAACACTTTTTAGGAAAAATAGAAGCTAAAGGAACACTTCCCATTCAACTGAAAACATTCCAGCTATGA
- a CDS encoding MFS transporter produces MNVAPKDKNAWLWIPFLYFTQGIPYILVVTVSVIMYKRLGIGNAEIGLYTSWLYLPWVIKPLWSPLVDINGTKRKWFLAMQLIISLAFLGIGLFLPSNSFFIITLAFFWMAAFASATNDIASDGYYMIGLTQKKQSFFIGLRSTFYRLAMVTGQGLLVIFAGFLENKYGDNTKAWSITMICAAVLMIALTISNFFTAPKFEEPASQSDEKPAGFFEVFATFFRKHQIGVALLFILTYRLGESQLVKMASPFLLDGLEMGGLAYSTEAVGTIYGTVGVIMLSLGGILGGILISRDGLKKWMLPMLLALNLPNALYALLAVTQTTSIYAVVGTVIIEQFGYGFGFAAFMMYLIYVAEGASKTSHYAIATGFMALGMMLPGMLSGYIQEWLGYDGFFIWVVIAALPAFIVLRYLKYPADYGKKTTDSND; encoded by the coding sequence ATGAATGTAGCTCCAAAAGATAAAAACGCTTGGTTGTGGATTCCTTTTTTATATTTCACTCAGGGAATCCCATACATTCTAGTGGTAACCGTTTCAGTAATTATGTACAAACGATTGGGCATTGGAAATGCAGAAATCGGCCTGTACACAAGTTGGTTATATCTGCCATGGGTAATAAAACCATTATGGAGCCCCTTGGTGGACATTAACGGTACCAAACGAAAGTGGTTCTTGGCCATGCAATTGATTATTTCGTTGGCATTTTTGGGAATCGGACTTTTTCTACCGTCCAACTCGTTCTTTATTATCACCTTAGCGTTTTTCTGGATGGCTGCTTTTGCATCGGCCACAAACGACATTGCCTCCGATGGGTATTATATGATCGGCCTTACACAGAAAAAACAGTCGTTTTTTATAGGACTTCGCAGCACTTTTTACCGTTTGGCCATGGTTACCGGACAAGGACTTTTGGTAATCTTTGCCGGTTTTCTGGAAAATAAATACGGGGACAATACCAAAGCATGGTCTATTACAATGATCTGCGCTGCTGTTTTAATGATCGCTTTGACCATATCCAACTTTTTTACCGCACCAAAATTTGAAGAGCCTGCCTCGCAATCGGATGAAAAACCTGCTGGATTTTTCGAAGTATTCGCCACCTTTTTTAGAAAACATCAAATCGGGGTAGCATTGCTGTTTATCCTAACGTATCGCTTGGGGGAATCCCAATTAGTTAAGATGGCCTCCCCTTTCCTACTGGACGGACTGGAAATGGGCGGATTGGCCTATTCCACCGAAGCCGTGGGCACCATTTATGGCACCGTAGGCGTAATTATGCTATCACTTGGCGGCATTTTGGGCGGTATTTTAATATCTCGGGATGGCCTAAAAAAATGGATGCTTCCCATGCTGCTCGCACTAAATTTGCCCAACGCTCTGTATGCATTGTTGGCCGTTACACAAACGACCAGTATTTACGCAGTGGTGGGCACCGTAATCATAGAACAATTTGGTTATGGTTTCGGTTTTGCAGCATTTATGATGTACCTCATCTATGTGGCAGAAGGAGCTTCGAAAACATCGCACTATGCCATAGCGACCGGTTTTATGGCTCTTGGAATGATGCTGCCCGGAATGCTAAGCGGCTACATACAAGAATGGTTGGGTTATGATGGCTTCTTTATATGGGTGGTAATTGCCGCCTTGCCGGCTTTTATTGTGCTTCGTTATTTAAAATACCCTGCCGATTACGGCAAAAAAACTACCGATTCAAATGATTGA
- a CDS encoding GNAT family N-acetyltransferase, producing the protein MHDMLVRLLDLPDISEAEKNLFENHGVIFKRPISPEKSIVVDWTKKHFSKNWADETEVAFASKPVNCFIAQRGQEILGFACFESTAKNFFGPTGVLTDQRGKGIGKILLIKALMALKNMGYTYAIIGGVGPAGYYEQAVGAKIIEKSEKSIYQNLLKQPK; encoded by the coding sequence ATGCACGATATGCTTGTTCGACTTTTGGACCTTCCCGACATTTCTGAGGCGGAAAAAAACCTCTTCGAAAATCACGGTGTAATATTTAAAAGACCCATTAGTCCGGAAAAAAGTATTGTTGTGGATTGGACAAAGAAGCATTTCAGCAAAAATTGGGCGGACGAAACAGAAGTTGCCTTTGCCTCCAAGCCCGTAAACTGCTTTATTGCTCAGCGTGGACAGGAAATTTTAGGTTTCGCTTGTTTTGAAAGTACCGCCAAGAATTTTTTTGGCCCTACCGGTGTCCTAACCGACCAAAGAGGTAAAGGCATTGGTAAAATATTACTGATAAAGGCACTTATGGCCCTCAAAAATATGGGATACACCTATGCAATTATTGGAGGGGTCGGCCCTGCTGGCTATTATGAACAGGCCGTAGGCGCCAAGATCATAGAAAAGTCGGAAAAAAGTATTTATCAAAATCTATTAAAACAGCCTAAATGA
- a CDS encoding glycoside hydrolase family 10 protein has protein sequence MFRILYIIPVFIFLSCATTKAPKEEFRGVWVATVANIDWPKNPNDEVIKKKKDYIQILDFYQKMNFNASIVQVRTAGDALYPTDLAPWSRYLTGKEGEAPKKFDGPLKWMIEETHKRGMEFHAWLNPYRATVSLDTTQLSQKHDFFQHPDWIIKYGKKYYYNPGLPAVREKFNKIIEELVTNYEIDAIHFDDYFYPYKVEGETFDDTESYKKYGLPGQSLEDWRRSNVDSLVKDVHKTIKKHKPWVQFGISPFGVWKNKSTDPLGSDTKAGQTTYEDLYADPVLWVQEGWLDYLAPQVYWSMDYPVASHKIITSWWAKNTPNTNLYVGNGTYKIKNNADKAWKKNNEIPKQLHFARDLDNIDGNIFFSAKSLIGQHEKVNKKLQKKFYNLPAKNPGPLNRVVRVVLLPAIKSVEVSNTIIDLCVSHTDNVPRFINLYVVKQGKTELIGKEYLSESEVEGCYQFNITKKHLRKDLVINISDAYGNESAVQPLNLK, from the coding sequence ATGTTTCGAATTCTATACATAATCCCAGTTTTTATTTTTCTTTCCTGTGCTACCACCAAAGCCCCAAAAGAAGAATTTAGAGGTGTTTGGGTTGCCACTGTGGCCAATATCGATTGGCCCAAAAATCCCAATGACGAAGTAATCAAGAAAAAAAAGGATTACATCCAAATCTTGGACTTCTACCAAAAAATGAACTTCAACGCGTCCATTGTTCAAGTTAGGACCGCAGGAGATGCCCTCTACCCTACTGATTTAGCACCGTGGTCCAGGTATCTGACCGGTAAGGAAGGTGAGGCACCAAAAAAGTTCGATGGACCTCTAAAATGGATGATCGAAGAAACACACAAACGAGGTATGGAATTTCATGCTTGGCTCAATCCGTACAGAGCTACAGTTAGCTTGGACACCACCCAGCTCTCACAAAAGCACGACTTTTTCCAACATCCCGATTGGATCATCAAATACGGAAAAAAATATTACTACAACCCCGGACTGCCAGCGGTACGGGAAAAATTCAATAAAATCATTGAAGAACTGGTCACCAATTATGAAATAGATGCCATTCATTTTGATGATTATTTCTACCCCTACAAAGTTGAAGGGGAAACTTTTGATGATACCGAAAGCTATAAAAAATATGGATTGCCGGGTCAGTCTTTGGAAGATTGGAGAAGAAGCAATGTGGATTCCTTGGTGAAGGATGTGCACAAAACCATCAAAAAACATAAACCTTGGGTACAGTTCGGCATTAGTCCATTTGGCGTTTGGAAAAACAAAAGTACCGACCCTTTGGGCTCCGATACCAAAGCCGGACAAACCACCTATGAAGACCTATATGCCGACCCCGTACTTTGGGTCCAAGAAGGTTGGCTGGATTATTTAGCGCCCCAAGTGTATTGGAGCATGGATTACCCCGTGGCATCACATAAGATTATCACATCTTGGTGGGCCAAAAACACACCCAACACCAATCTATACGTGGGCAATGGCACGTACAAAATCAAAAATAATGCGGACAAGGCTTGGAAGAAAAACAATGAAATTCCCAAGCAGTTGCATTTTGCCCGGGATTTGGATAACATTGACGGTAATATCTTTTTCAGCGCAAAATCCTTGATCGGTCAGCATGAAAAGGTCAACAAAAAACTCCAAAAGAAATTTTACAATCTGCCCGCAAAAAATCCAGGGCCATTAAATCGTGTAGTGCGTGTAGTTCTACTTCCCGCTATCAAATCAGTCGAAGTCAGCAATACAATCATCGATCTATGTGTTTCCCATACGGATAATGTTCCTCGTTTTATAAACCTTTACGTTGTAAAACAAGGCAAAACAGAACTCATTGGAAAAGAATACCTTTCCGAAAGTGAAGTAGAAGGGTGTTATCAATTCAATATTACAAAAAAACATCTACGAAAAGATTTAGTAATCAACATAAGTGATGCATACGGCAACGAAAGCGCTGTGCAGCCACTAAATTTAAAATAG
- a CDS encoding SusC/RagA family TonB-linked outer membrane protein: MRKLHDYLGLRFRLVLFALLVSTLSAFGQSQYTFSGTVTETGTNLPLAGASVFIENSSFGTVTDFDGNYTFTATLDSGSYTLVFSSLGFTSQRISIDAGGSTTITNDMALAEDLLSLDEVVVTGSGAGVNKRTLGNAISSVKAEQLVENGATQIDQAISGKITGALVQQNSGDPAGGISIRLRGPSTIAGSSDPLYIIDGIIISNSSNELVDLGGNAQNRLADINPNDIEKIEVIKGAAAAAIYGSRASNGVVQIFTKQGRSGEPKFTFMTNARINELRKEIDYNTVPLAWEVPTDRSNLATYEVDRYNLQDELFDTGFGIENYLSMTGGTEKTSYFLSASHLDNEGIIKNTDFKRYGFKANITQKASDWLDITGGFNYVRSVSKDVPNGGINNPYGAITGYVFSDNSIDPSPDESGVYPVTSPLVPRTNPAEAVARFDFGQKTNRFITSLALDAKFNDNLSAKYTFGMDYYNQSATAYIPINNTSPNADGYARRADLNNFQYNSDLNVTYRTELTDDIRSTSTIGGSWQYEERESVGINATGLPPLVQTATGGSILEQGESRSQISYWGAFYQQSFSYKDKIYINGAVRMDGASSFGEDERNQLYFKASGSYVMSDEEFWKNTFGDAFNIFKVRASWGQAGNLTALGAYSRFTNYNPSALTGAVSLTPSTLLGNADLKPERQDEFELGFDSGFMNNRLGIEFTYYKQKVTDLLLQRVLGPSSGFGSRFENVGNLENTGVEILLRGTPIKSQDFNWDVTATFSKNKNEVTNVAGGGRIALGGSFSTNYVIEGEPLGVFYRQFYARNEDGSIALDENGYPYRGTTEDGEASKVIGDPNPDWFGSIINEFSYKDFGLRVQFDAIQGYDVFNWNRRLMDNVIFGGGAQVGAELLGELPKGYGSAQANIFEEFVEDGSFVKLREVALSYTLKPKWDYIDNVKFSLVGRNLISWDDYSGWDPEVSAAGQSNGVRGFDFATVPIPRTYQLGVNVSF, translated from the coding sequence ATGCGAAAACTTCATGACTATTTAGGATTGAGGTTCCGATTGGTGCTATTTGCACTCTTGGTATCAACGCTTTCCGCGTTTGGCCAGAGCCAGTACACTTTTTCTGGAACCGTTACAGAAACCGGAACCAACCTTCCCTTGGCAGGTGCATCGGTTTTTATTGAAAACTCATCATTCGGCACTGTTACCGATTTTGATGGAAACTACACGTTTACTGCAACTCTTGACTCGGGTTCTTACACACTAGTGTTCAGTTCACTAGGATTTACATCACAACGAATATCCATTGATGCCGGTGGGTCAACCACTATTACCAACGACATGGCCTTGGCCGAAGACCTTTTGAGCTTGGACGAGGTAGTTGTTACTGGTAGTGGCGCCGGTGTAAACAAAAGGACTTTAGGGAACGCCATTTCTTCTGTTAAAGCCGAACAATTGGTAGAAAATGGTGCTACACAGATCGATCAGGCCATTTCGGGTAAGATCACCGGCGCATTGGTACAACAAAATTCTGGAGATCCTGCCGGAGGTATCAGTATCCGTTTAAGGGGACCAAGTACCATCGCCGGTAGTTCCGATCCGTTGTATATTATTGATGGAATCATCATTAGCAACTCAAGTAACGAGTTGGTGGACTTAGGGGGAAATGCCCAGAACAGGTTAGCCGACATTAACCCTAACGACATTGAAAAAATCGAGGTAATCAAAGGAGCTGCTGCGGCAGCTATTTATGGTTCTCGAGCAAGTAACGGAGTTGTACAGATCTTTACCAAACAAGGTAGGAGCGGTGAACCCAAGTTTACTTTTATGACCAATGCCCGTATCAATGAACTAAGAAAAGAAATTGATTACAATACAGTACCATTGGCCTGGGAAGTTCCTACGGACCGATCTAACCTGGCAACTTACGAAGTGGACCGTTACAACCTGCAAGATGAGTTGTTCGATACTGGTTTTGGTATAGAAAATTACCTATCCATGACAGGAGGTACAGAAAAAACATCATACTTCCTATCAGCTTCACACCTGGACAACGAAGGAATCATTAAAAACACCGATTTTAAAAGGTACGGTTTTAAAGCGAACATTACCCAAAAGGCTTCGGATTGGCTGGACATTACCGGTGGGTTCAACTACGTTCGCAGTGTAAGCAAGGATGTACCCAATGGTGGTATCAACAACCCATACGGTGCAATAACTGGTTATGTGTTCAGTGACAACTCAATAGACCCGTCACCGGACGAATCCGGGGTATACCCTGTAACCTCTCCATTGGTTCCAAGAACCAATCCTGCAGAAGCAGTGGCTCGTTTCGATTTCGGTCAGAAAACCAATCGTTTTATCACCAGCCTTGCTTTGGATGCAAAGTTCAACGATAACTTAAGTGCCAAATACACTTTTGGTATGGATTACTATAACCAATCGGCAACGGCATACATTCCAATTAACAATACATCTCCAAATGCCGATGGATATGCAAGAAGAGCTGATTTGAACAACTTTCAGTACAACTCTGACCTTAACGTAACGTATAGAACCGAGCTTACTGATGATATTAGGTCAACCTCTACCATTGGCGGATCTTGGCAGTATGAGGAACGCGAGAGCGTTGGCATTAACGCAACAGGGCTTCCTCCATTGGTTCAAACGGCAACAGGTGGAAGTATTTTAGAGCAAGGCGAAAGCCGTTCACAGATCTCTTATTGGGGTGCCTTCTATCAGCAATCATTCTCGTACAAGGACAAAATTTACATCAATGGTGCCGTGCGTATGGACGGAGCTTCTTCTTTTGGAGAAGACGAACGTAACCAATTGTATTTTAAAGCCAGTGGTTCTTACGTAATGTCGGACGAAGAGTTTTGGAAAAACACCTTTGGTGACGCTTTCAACATCTTTAAAGTTAGGGCATCTTGGGGTCAGGCAGGTAACCTTACCGCACTTGGCGCCTATTCAAGATTTACGAATTACAATCCATCAGCATTGACCGGAGCAGTTAGTCTTACTCCAAGCACACTACTTGGTAATGCCGATCTAAAACCCGAAAGACAAGATGAGTTCGAATTAGGTTTCGATTCAGGCTTTATGAACAACCGCTTAGGTATCGAGTTTACTTATTACAAACAAAAAGTAACCGATTTGCTACTGCAAAGGGTACTTGGCCCATCGAGTGGGTTTGGTTCTCGTTTTGAAAACGTTGGTAACTTGGAAAATACCGGTGTTGAAATACTATTGAGAGGAACCCCGATCAAGTCCCAAGATTTTAACTGGGATGTGACCGCTACTTTCTCCAAAAACAAAAACGAGGTTACCAATGTTGCCGGAGGTGGAAGAATTGCGCTTGGAGGAAGTTTCTCTACCAACTACGTAATCGAAGGTGAGCCATTGGGTGTATTCTATCGTCAGTTCTACGCAAGAAACGAAGACGGTTCCATTGCTTTGGATGAAAATGGATACCCATACAGAGGTACAACCGAAGATGGTGAAGCATCCAAGGTAATCGGTGATCCAAATCCAGATTGGTTTGGTTCTATAATCAACGAATTCTCCTATAAAGATTTCGGTCTTAGAGTTCAATTCGACGCCATCCAAGGCTACGATGTTTTCAATTGGAACAGAAGATTGATGGATAACGTAATCTTTGGTGGAGGTGCACAAGTTGGTGCAGAATTGTTAGGTGAGCTTCCCAAAGGATATGGTAGTGCACAAGCTAACATCTTCGAAGAGTTCGTTGAAGATGGTTCTTTTGTAAAACTTAGAGAGGTTGCTTTGAGCTACACCCTTAAACCAAAATGGGATTATATAGACAATGTGAAGTTCAGCCTGGTAGGACGTAACCTGATCTCTTGGGACGACTATTCCGGATGGGACCCAGAAGTAAGTGCTGCCGGACAAAGCAACGGTGTAAGAGGATTTGATTTTGCTACGGTGCCAATACCGAGAACCTACCAGTTAGGTGTAAACGTAAGCTTCTAA